The Dreissena polymorpha isolate Duluth1 chromosome 4, UMN_Dpol_1.0, whole genome shotgun sequence region atgcattgtcatAGGCATGGCGTTTGCGTTTTCcaggcattttcacaaatcaaatgtgtaagtcaaattaataaatttttataAAGTGTGCACTAAATTGTCCACGCTAGTAATAATCCACAAACTTTTAATCCAatgacacactgtgatcactgtaatcaaatctttgcacttttaatctgactatcaaaacaattgattactttctcggtataacacgtttttattacaatgattgaaataacaaatagaccgctaactccacctttgttctacataacagttAAAAAGTCGAGATATGCAcgtgctcaaacataattggacGATTACTCGCGATTGGTTAACCATGTCGCTTCACAAATTAAAGGAATCGTTTTTATCGGCTAGAAGGGTGATGCTTTATGGTCttgacagcaagcggctttcctttgatgacgtcaaactatcaattcacacaggttgccaatTATCGCTTGACTTTAAAAATGACCTGATCTTTTGTTTATGCATTCAGTTATAAAAAAACACCTGCTAaaatgaaaactttggattaaattatgaaaatataaacaatggaaatgttgcaaactgtgcttatattaattggtaagaatcagttaaaagacgacatttcatgtgtcgtaaatcaacgagttttttttttaaaacaacaacaacaacaattgcggcggggatcaatcttcgtctaatttcattaatttttttcatggttgacctcataagtcgataccgtaattttaatcaaatttttgaggtaaaaaatctcgacttatgactgcgtttttaagGTAGTTTGTTTGCAGGTGTTATTAAGTTACCtaattaatcaaattaaataaataattatttattaattttataagaGACTGTGATTTTTGTTGACAGATAATGCAGAACCTTTTTACAGAAAATATGGATGTATGACATAATTGAAttcattaataaaattattaatatcatGTAATGCTTGTAAGACTGTTATTGGGTGTAAAGAAAATGTCTGGAATACAAACCTGATCAAACAACAATCCCCAGTCAGGTAAGGTGTGTGAAAGTTACTGGTCGTTTGGTGGGTGTCAATTTAAAGCAATTTTGTTGATGGGTACTGATTTACGTGTTCAAATTAGCCGTTTGCAGGTTGGTCGGATAAGTGTGTGTATCGACCATTgaaatatataaggaaaaaatctGTACTAAACAGTGATGGTTGTTGTAGCAGGTTGAGTTTTTGCTGTATTCTAATATACTAATGGGCATTATGAATGTTGACAAAAAGATCAGATAATGTCCTGTAAAATAATTTTGTTGTGAAAACTGCAAGATATTTACTAAGTTTTGGAATAAAAAATCAATGAGCAGTAAGTCATGCAGTTCACCACAGGCCCTTTGAAATGCAGAGCACCAGTTCACCACTGGCCTTTGGAAGTTTTTATCTTACATgattcgcgttctgagaaaactgggcatactgcatgtgcgtaaagtgtcgtcccagattagcctgtgcagtccacacaggctaatcagggactacgctttccgcctaaacttgatttttggtaaggagggactactttgaaactaaaaataccataaaagcggaaagtgtcgtccctgataagcctgtgcggactgcacaagctaatctgggacgacactttatgcacatgcattaagcccagttttctcagaacacgactcccaCGTCTGTCATATTATTTCTAGGTTGGTTACACAAGCTCACCAGGAGAGGGTGGCATCGTCAACTTCAAAGAATTCAACAGAAGGTTTTCCCCACATGTGGTAAGCACTTAAAATCATTGAAATGACTGGCAAACAAATACCGTAACCTTTAACAGTAACTTCTATGTGCTTATATTATGAAGATAGCCAGTAGTATTGCATAAATGTAGTAAAATGAGAATTGATTGTGCATGAAAGAACAGAACAAAGTTCCAAATACTTTTTAAACTTCATTTTTAGAGATTAAGaaaatttgaattataaatattaatgtatagTATGTAGTATATACTTATATTATTTGAATAGAACATACATGAAAAAGGAAATGTTTATAATATATCAACACCTTGTTATTAACATTTACTTCCTTAGGATGTTGCAATAGTGTAGCGTATATAAACTTTCAATATAGCCAACTTTAGTGCCTCAAATAGCCAATGGCACTGGCTTATAAGGGtcgacactttctgtttttatggatttatttgtttaaatgaagtctcttttaaacaaaaatccaggctaggtggaaagtgtcgtccctgattagcctttgttgaCTGCAccggcttatatgggacgacactttatgcaaaaaCATCAAGCCCCGTTTTTTTAGAGTATGGCCCATTTTAGATCTGTGACATAAAATCTCGTCCTGCCTGCAGGTTGACTGGTGCGTTTTTGCCATCATGACCCTGCCGTCCCTCGGCATCCCCTTCCTGCTGTGGTGGTCCAGCAAGTCCAAGTATGACTCGAAACCCAAGAGGAGCTAACACATGATGCACCCTAGATCAGTTAGGAATTTGAGTTTAGgattttttcaatgaaattttgtTATGAGAATTAAAAGCTGGATTCTGTATTTTTTGTAGgcgtattttttaaattaattattgtgcAAAGGCAGTAAAAACTGTCTCGGCTCTATTCAAGCTGTCATTTACTCATTCTGCTGGAGTTTGTTCTGTTTTTTTGCGTTTACATGAAAAAATCTTATATTAACCAAGTATTTAAGTTATAATGACATTACACcatgttttataaaaacaatgtttgattgaaaactgttcaacataagatcacttaattaaattatttttcaagCTCGGTTTTGACTATACATCAGGAAAACAACACAAATTATAAGACAGTCTTGACTTCTGTTAGAATAATCAATGTTTTACTTGTTCTAAGATAAGTATGATATGAAATATTATGTAACATGAGAGGTTTTATGTATTGCTTTGaactgttttcctttttttgtcagatattttccgtttaaatggtaagactatgtacatgcattttacTATTGCTCATTTCATTCCATTTTAAAGTTGGTATTCACATCAAAATGTACGTGTCCTTTGCTTATAAACTCCTCATCAAAAGAAAGATAAGGATGTTTGAAATGAATTTCTGCATTGAATAGGATTACCTCCCTGTATTTATTTCATGCATTTATGACTTTTCAGTAAAGCTTCCTTCAATGTTTTGTACATTCAGCATGTCAGTTGCACCTTCTTTACAATATACGAGGAGTTTTTTCAACTgcaatactacatgtatatatgtgaaTGTCTTAGACTGGCTGTGTCTGCATACAATTGTCAACTAAAGTGTTTGATATAGTTCTAATTGGTTTACACAGTATGTAAATATCATCTCAACATCAATTTAATGTTTCAGaaagtcatttttaaataaatattgaaacatatctcataattgtgttatttttactgCTGGCAGTAGAGGATGTAAAAAATGCATTGACTGCATGTGAATGTGTTGATCTTTGAAGATCTTGAGAAAGGGACCTTTTGTTTTTGACTTCATAGcatttaatcctttcccactcagaggaaatgttaaaatggcttttgcaaccatcaAAAAAAACAgaacctgcgagtaactcgcagtctgttcaggttttatgctgtttgctgcgcatcagtatctaagggttggaaatgaagcctttatttaaaatgtgaatctagtaagaaatgtcttttattcaatttaattttctaagagactacaaatgtgttaaaatatgtatctaagtggtaaagtgatAATTGCATGAAAGTAAttggaaaataataaatgatatttgtctACAATCTAATAGTATTCAGGGGCATGGTTGCACATTTGCAGACTCGTGTCTTATTGCTTTTAatcagtgtcatgcaaaaatgagtTGTATGCTATAGGCGGTCATATTGCTCCAATCCAGCGCGGGCATTTGTGAAGTCTGGTAAGGAGTAGTCCTGCCTGTTCAGAAGACCACAAACTATTGTGCACCTTATAGCGGGCATTTTACCAGTCTGTTCTGGAGAAGTCCTGCCTTCTTATGAGACCTTGAAGCAATGTGCGATTTTTAGCGGGCATGGtagatcctgaccagactgcgggACTGCATATCCATTGACGTGACTCTTGAAGTAAAACAACAGGTCTGCGCTTTGCAATAAGGCCACGATGCACCATAGTTATGATAAATTgtgtctcgttctgagaaaactgggcattatgcatgtgcgtaaagtgtcgtcccagattagcctgtgcagtccgcgcaggcttatcagggatgacactttccacttttaagacattgttcatttaaatgaagtctcttcttagcaaaaaaaattatatttagacggaaagagtcgtccctgattagcctgtgtggactgcacaggctaatctgggacgacactgtacgcacatgcattatgcccagttttctcagaacacgactcaattaactACTTATACATATCATAGTATCCTTTGATCTTGTAACAATGCATATCATACAAAAGAAACGTACCgtcatatacatatttataaatatgcatGTGTCACTTGTTCACTTGTTCAACCCTATTTGCAAATAGTACTTCGCGTTCATGCAAACTCAAGTAAAAACAGTAAGAACGTGCGTTAAATACGGCTGTACTACTTAGTAAACATTTCCGTCAACTTAATGTTGGAATATAACAATCGCGTGGCATGTAAAATACGCCGTTAATGAGCTTAGCAATCCCCGTGAGTCTTAGTTTAAAAATCCAGTGCGTTTGAAAGTCACGTGTATTCCAAAATGATCGGAGGCCGGGAATGTCTTTCCTGGTAGATTGCGGTCCAATGTTCTCTGAAAGTGGATACACACACATATTGAATACACAAGTGCATGTAGTcaagtatttaacccatttatgccaagcgtctagaaaaaaggccttggcaaacagcgtagacccagatgagacgccgcatgatgcggcgtctcatcagggtctgcgctgtttgcttacaggaatttctgtaaaatataTTCTAATTAAAGAAATGAGTATACTAGAAATCcttcattttggaaataaattgatccaatttagaaggatgggagagtccactaggcataaatgggttaaatacatgtatactaacCTATTTatcaaattacatttattatgctcccccaaaatttattttggggtgagcatatagtcgccgcttcgtctgtccgtccgtgtgtccgtccgtccgtgcacaatttttgtccgggctatttctcagcaactaatgaccggaattcaatgaaactttatgggaagtttcacttccaagaggagatgtgcatattatcagcgggttctggtcggatgatttttcacagagttatgtccctttgaaattttccattaactgtacatatagtgcaattcttgtccgggctatttatcagcaactaatgaccggaattcaatgaaagtttatgggaagcttcactaccaagaggagatgtgcatattatcagcgggttctggtcgtgtgattttttacagagtaatggccctttgaaattttctattaaaaaaaattattgcccccccaccccccaactactgtgccctcaagacgtttccttttatctgaatatatagtgcaatattgtgacaaaaaaaaatttggggagcatcacccgtctccgacggtttcttgtgttTTTAAAGACGATCGAACTGGAATCATCTGTTATTATGACTGAGAAGACTAGGCCGCGTAACTTGTAATGTTCTGCAttaacagggtgcagaatcaacgttttttaggggtttacacacggactggaccgaatgtaaacacaccgttaagaacttttttttacaaatatctcaaattattgaaattcatttgcaaaaatcttcagtgcataaaagacagtttttcttgcagtttgtgtcgatatcctaaggtataagaataaagccttaaatacgtctgaaatcggtgacacaatttcacgttgcgtCAAGCATAATCGTATAAATGATTGCAGTACACATAGATTTtgtttaacaagaacacatgcttattaaataaagtaattctgatgtatttcacattgctaAGCATTAGCGGCATCAaatctgtcttgtatgcactagttgaaatttttaagaaaatttgttttaaaaaggttATTCGAAAAAATCACCACTTTCCGCTttccacaaagtcacgtgatcctgcaccctgataacATTTTCccctttaattaaaaaataactaaCTCCTTAGAACTATTTGAACAATAGGCACTCATGTGGGCTTCATACAATGGTATATCATGTCAACAAGACTGCAGTTTATAGATCTCTATGGTAACAGATTATTATCAATCATGATCATTTcctttttaattaattaagttcCAGATTCAACTGTATGTTGGTGAAAGAAAGATAAATTCGTCGTACGCTCAGTAATTCTGATTAATTCGTGCAATCCGGTTGTAAAGACTCAGATTTTAATTAACTACGTCACGTGAAAAGAATTAGAACAACAGACAGATGTGAGACGTTTTGTCACATTAATGTCGTATGAAATACAAACTGTATCCATGAGGACATCAGAACTTCCTGACGGCTTAAAAGAGCATACGGAATCGTTTGGTGCAAGACTAAATGTTCCTTCAGCTAAGGGGATCTGGAAACTATTGACTTGGTTGGTTGGCGAACAAAGCTGCAATTTTTGTGAACAACAACACACTTATGATAACATGGAGTGCATACTGAATTTGTGTTCAGTGCCAGATCGcgtgttttgatttaaatgaagATTTTCGGTTAAAATTCGTTATCATTCATTATTTTGGAACTTTTTTCTTCACTATTTATCGTCGCGTAAGAAGAGTCGCAAattgaacataaataataaataactgatATTAAAACATGCCGCTCCAGTTGCTGAATACTTGTGCCTTGTATACTCTGAATCAATGCCATTTTACCAGTACCCTTATTCCGGTAATAGTGAGGTTCTTTGACATCACGTGATCGAGGATGAGGTTGCGTCTCGTTTTCGTCAGCGGGTTGTAGGTGCACCATGTGCAGATCCCGTGCTCGTTGACGTAAACACCGTGGTAACCATGGTTCTCGAGATAGGCATACGAGTCTGGAGTTAAAATATTCACGAGATGGCGGTGTGTACTAGTTTAATGCTtacaattgagtcgtgttctgagaaaattgggcttaatgcatgtgcgtaaagtgtcgtcacagattagcctgtgcagtccacacaggttgatcaggaacgacactttccgcctgaattgggatttttgcgaagaagagacttcatttaaacgaaacatgtcataaaagcggaaagtgtcgtccctgattagcctgtgcggactgcacaggctaatctgggacgacactttttacacatgcattaagcccagttttctcagaacacgactcaattaattCTTATGGTATAATAGAGCGATGTGGTTAAGTATCCTTTATGCATATTTGATGTGCGTGATAGATGTACAGTAcacacattaaaacattaaaagaaaCACTAAAGCAACATATTTTGGTTGCTCTTTACCACTTACTGCCAGTAGTTAAATTAATAACGTTTATATGCGAAAAGTAACAACAAGATAACCCAGTCATTCTCTGTAAACATGAAGTGCAAACATGATAGAATGTATAAAACGTTGCAAGACTGTACACGGAATGAATATAATCTGTATACAGTATCATAGTTCACTTCTCCGTGGCGTAATGGATTGGGATTtcacggattcgatccccacTGCGGGAGTGTTATTTAGATCTCCCCATAGACACCATGTTCTGGTTCTGCCTAGCATGCGGACAAGAAATCATTTCATTAAGCTTTCGGCTTTCgaggaaataataaaataaaataaataggtttcaactaaACTAAACTAATTAACTGCACCTGGAAAGTCAGGCTCCACCGCCGCCTGTGACACGGCCGGGCTCGAGTTCAGGTCCCCCATGACGATCACGTGATGCACGTGCTCGAGAACGCGCACGACATGCCGGGCCTCTGCCAGGTTCTGTTGGGACCAGCTTTCGTAGTCCAGGTCTGATACGATATCGACGATTTCAAATTACACAGTATTACTAACCGGGAGCGTTCCTCACACGGAAACAATACATTTCGCCGTTACTGTACTTTACCGGTTACATTTCACGTGTTCGTTATTTGATTAGCACGATAGTATATCAAGATTTTATAAAATGATGCTAATATAATGAAGAACATTATATATACAAAATTTGATTCTAATAAAGAACATGAAACATTCAAAATGTTTTGTATAGCAAAAATTGCAAATTAATTGTCGCTAAAATTTTACCTTCGAAATATGTTTCTCCCACATTGGCGCTGAGGTGAGTGCATACAATCTTCACAAGTCCGTCCACCTGAAAACAGAAACTCTCCGCAAATAAACGGGAAGCGCTTCTTTCTCTGGTTATAcgattattataaataattgagCGAAATCGTCGACTTTTTAATATGAACAGTATGGCTTGAGCAAATGTTTGCCCAAGGGTTAACTGAAGTGTAAAAgaattggatatttttgctgtTATAAATTTGTTCCGAAACGTTTAAGCAACTCAGGCTAGCTGAAGTCGGACGTGATTTCATTGTCGTCTGCTCTATCAAGACAGCGCTCTTCCCTACCCTACTTACCTCGGCGTCTATGTAGCCTCGAGGGATCAACACCTTGTCGGCCACAAAGTGCCTCGTGCGCACGTGCTCGATGGGTCGCTTACTTAGCAATAACAAGCCCAGCTCGTTGAAACGTGTTCCCCGGACATCCACACAGCTATGCAGATTAACcatgatattaaaataaattacctttttttatgaatgtaaatattcaaatatttatgacGGTCGTAAATGGGTAAGAATTCCGtagttaaataatttaatttaaagggCCTTTTggattttttatggtaatgtcacACACTATAACGAAACCAACACAAACTCTCAAAATTATCAATATGTTATAGCActtaataattttatcaatttctaatGATGATGACTCATATGCGACATTGAGTTTCAATACGAGTCTACGCTAAAATTATCCGTTCGCTCCCTGTTGTATGGTGTTCTTTTTTCCGATCTTTGAAAATTAAGCTTTCGACATTCCgtaaacaagtcccttaaaaTGGTTATACTGAAATTATTATGTGCTTTTATCGTGATTTTGTTTTGCTCTAAAGTGACGTTTCCAACTTAAGTTTTTCCATTTAAGTCTACCTTAGCACAAAATAGTATAATTTTGTAACAAAGCAAAACTTTTTTTAGGATatatgaaataaagaaaacaaaataaggaAATTTTGCGCCCAAATAGGTACACGAAAAAACTAAATGTTGTTTTCATATTCAATTTTTGAACGTTCTCACAATTCCCTAAGAACATCACAGTATCGTTCAAATAGACAAAACACATCGCAATAACCTTCAAATAGACAAAACATACCACAATAACGTTCGAATAGACAGAACACATCGTAATAATGTTCAAATAGGCAAACCACATCGCAATAACATTCAAATAGAAAAACCACATCGCAATAACGTTCAAATAGACAAACCACATCGCAATAACGTTCAGATGTACAAAACACATCGCAAAAAACGTTCAAATAGACAAAACACATCACAATAATGTTCACATAGACAAAGCACATCGCAATAACGCTCACATAGACATAACACATCGCAATAACGTTCAAATACACAAAGAACATCGCAATAACGTTCAAATAGACAAACCACATCGCAATAACGTACAAATAGACAAACCATATCGCAATAACGTTCAAATGTACAAAACACATCGCAAAAACGTTCAAATAGACAAAACACATCACAATAACGTTCAAATGTACAAAACACACCACAATAACGTTCAAATGTACAAAACACATCGCAAAAACgttcaaatagaaaaaaaacacaacacaataacGTTCAAATAGACAAAGCACATCGCAATAACGTTCAAATAGACAAAACACATCGCAATAACGTTCAAATAGACAAAACACATCGCAACAACGTACAAATAGACAAAACACATCGCAATAGCGTACAAACAAACCACATCACAATAACGTTCACATAGACAAACCACATCACAATAACGTTAAAATAGACAAAACACACCAGAATAACGTTCAAATAGACAAACCACATCGCAATAACGTACACATAGACAAACCACATCGCAATAACGTGCAAATAGACAAACCACATCGCAATTACGTTCAAATAGACAAAACACATCGCAATATCATTCAAATAGACACAAGACATCACAAAAACGTTCAAATATACAAAACACACCATAATAACGTTTTTATTAATTATACTCACC contains the following coding sequences:
- the LOC127877473 gene encoding uncharacterized protein LOC127877473 isoform X1; protein product: MLLAVVCFVCVPFMSHGLHGFLDVVTYNTGLTPIVDRYKERRVMIGESIRKLDADVICLQEVWFSTDMSAIMDAVGRDRYPHTFSGLHVGVGHLRTTHFTDAPCMTKGFSIEFLPCFLAKCAAMSSDLEMLMCAKQKCRMFETLTQPCITCLVISGISNILQSCVDVRGTRFNELGLLLLSKRPIEHVRTRHFVADKVLIPRGYIDAEVDGLVKIVCTHLSANVGETYFEDLDYESWSQQNLAEARHVVRVLEHVHHVIVMGDLNSSPAVSQAAVEPDFPDSYAYLENHGYHGVYVNEHGICTWCTYNPLTKTRRNLILDHVMSKNLTITGIRVLRTLDRNLPGKTFPASDHFGIHVTFKRTGFLN
- the LOC127877473 gene encoding uncharacterized protein LOC127877473 isoform X2; translated protein: MLLAVVCFVCVPFMSHGLHGFLDVVTYNTGLTPIVDRYKERRVMIGESIRKLDADVICLQEVWFSTDMSAIMDAVGRDRYPHTFSGLHVGVGHLRTTHFTDAPCMTKGFSIEFLPCFLAKCAAMSSDLEMLMCAKQKCRMFETLTQPCITCLVISGISNILQSCVDVRGTRFNELGLLLLSKRPIEHVRTRHFVADKVLIPRGYIDAEVDGLVKIVCTHLSANVGETYFEDLDYESWSQQNLAEARHVVRVLEHVHHVIVMGDLNSSPAVSQAAVEPDFPDSYAYLENHGYHGVYVNEHGICTWCTYNPLTKTRRNLILDHVMSKNLTITGIRRTLDRNLPGKTFPASDHFGIHVTFKRTGFLN